The nucleotide window TTTCGCGGGCCGCCGCCGCTGCCGCCGCTTCGGCTGACGCGTTCGGGTCAATTGGAAGCTCCGGTATGTAACGCGAATATCGGCTCTGCACCGAGTTGACGGCGTCAGACATGGACACGTTCACCAGGGCCATACTGCGCGTCCACGGGTTACCGCCCACATTGGCGGCCTTCATCACGCCCATTGCGGTGTTGTTCCAGTCGGCGATGACGTCCGCGCGGACCGCTGTATTGGCTGAAATTAGGGTCAGGCCGACGATTGCAACTTTCAACACGTTCATCGTTGCCTCCTTCGAAAAGTTGGATTTCGAACGACTGCCAATGTGGTGTGAATGTACCTCTGCCATGATCGTGTCGTGCGCGCAGCCGCATTCGCGCCTGTCACGCGGAAGCGTCGCCCAACTCCCAAGGGTTCATTGCAATTTTCGCCAAGGAGTCCGATTGCGGCGGTACTTGGCGAACGTCGAGCCTATCGCTCAGGCGTGTCCGTGGTCGAAGAAGACATCGCGGACCAGCGCTCGTCAAAACTCGCAGTCGGGAGCTCATTCGCGTCAACCGCGAGGCCTTTCGTAGTCGTGCCGGCAGAGACGACAGTGCTATCGTTCCAAGGCAGATGCGACCTCATGGTGACGGCGGTTGCGGCGACAGCGAGCAGGGCGACGGCCACGAAACCAGTAATCGTTCGATGCCTTGTCATCAGAACCTCCTGTGGTCCCTAAAGCCCCCTGGCGTGGGTCACGCGAACTTCGCGAAGGTTCAACAGCAATGGGAGAAAGCATGGATTGCGAATTCATGGATCGGGCAACGAAGCTGTCGCGGATTCCAATGCTTTTTTAATAGCGAGAGTTGTGTTTCCCGAATGGGAGCACAGTTTCCTTCGACAAGGTCGGCTACAGTGATTTGCGGACCTTCGATGACGGATTTCATCGGAAGACTCCTTTTTGCTGCCCATGCGATGGGCGTGGGCATTTTATTCCTCGTCATTTCTTCCTGGTGTGAGCTACCTCACCCGTGGACGCGATCACCCTTGCAAAATGCCGTGAACGTCCGCCGTGCGTTGGCATTGGCAACCTCGTTGGAAGCAAAAGCGGCGTGCGGTAGCAGGCAAGCGTCGCTAAGCGCGAAGGGCTTGTTTTTCGCCCTGTTCCAGCAACATCACTTTCAACGTCGCCCATCTGCCAGTTCTTCCAAACTTGTGCTAACGGCAGCTTTTTCGTTGCAGAAGAAGTGACGATGAGCGCCATTCACCGTCGGGCGATGTTCAATGACGCGGACTGTCTCTGCGACATTCGACGACGGTCGATCCTCGAGCTTGCGCCGCCAAAAATGTCCGTTGCCGAAGCGCAGGCGTGGGCTGCGAAGCTCACGCGCGCCGGAATGGAGCAAAAGCTGCGTGAGCTGGAAGTATGGGTGGCCGAGCTCGACGGCTTCGTAGCCGGGTGGGGGGCCATTCGCGGCGACCGGCTGGAGGGGCTTTATACCGACCCGGAATTTGCCGGCCGGGGTGTCGGCGCGGGGTTACTGGAGATGTTCGAGCGGCTGATGTGCGAGCGAGGCATTCGGGCGGTGCGGGCCGAAGCCAGTTCGAACGCGATGGCATTCTACCTTCGTCGAGGCTACCGGGCGAATGGTCCTCAATCGCCGAACGGGGCCTGGCCGATTGCGAAGGGGCTTCGATAGGCGCCGCCGAAGCTGAGGCCGGAGGTTCGAACGGCGCTTTAAACCGTTCGCGGCGCTTGATTTTCGCCGCGCGAGGGGCGACTTTGGCGCCCGCTTGGCCGGGCCTGTCGGAGCCCGTGCGGCGGGTTGTCAGGAGGATATTGCGTGGCGGACCATCAGGTGCACGATTTGACGCCGGAAGACGTTTCCAGGGGGATGGCGGAAGGGCGCTATCTTCTGGTCGATGTCCGCGAGCCCAATGAGGTGGCGGTGGAGGCCTATCCGGATGGGGTGGTTGTTCCGCTCCAGAGCTTCGATCCGGCGGCCATTCCGGAACCGCAGGGAAAGCAGGTGGTTTTCGCCTGCCGCTCGGGCAAGCGCTCGGTGACGGCGTCGCTGGCGGCGCAGGCGGCGGGGCTGCCTTACGACAAGCATCTGGCAGGGGGCATCATCGGCTGGAAGGCTGCGGGATTGCCGACCAAGACCGGCGGCTGATCTGCCAATGACCTCCATGAACAAGGTCTTTGCCGACCTTCCCGTCACCGTGTTCGAGGCGATGTCGCAGGCCGCGCGCGACAATAACGCCATCAATCTCGGCCAGGGCTTTCCCGACGATCCCGGACCGGAAGACATCCGCCGCGCGGCAGCCGATGCCACGGTGAACGGCTATAACCAGTACCCGTCGATGATGGGCATTCCGGAGCTGCGGCAGGCCATCGCCGCCCATTACGGCCGCTGGCACAAATTGTCCCTCGATCCGATGACCGAGGTGATGGTGACCTCGGGCGGCACCGAGGCGCTGACCGCGTCCATTCTCGCCGTGGTCGAGCCCGGCGACGAGGTCGTCGTGTTCCAGCCGGTCTATGACAGCTATCTGCCGATCATTCGCCAGGCCGGCGGCATTCCGCGCCTGCTGCGGCTGGAGCCGCCGGGCTGGCGGCTGACGGAAGAGATGCTGGCGAGCGTCTTCAACCCGAAGACCAAGGCGGTGCTGTTCAACAACCCGCTCAATCCAGCGGCGGTCGTCTACCCCCGCGAAGACCTCGAACTGCTGGCGCGCTTCTGCCAGCAGTTCGACACCATCGCGATCTGCGACGAGGTCTGGGAGCACGTGATTTTCGACGGTCGCGAGCATATCCCGCTGATCACGATCCCGGGCATGCGCGACCGCACCATCAAGGTCGGTAGCGCCGGCAAGATTTTTTCGCTGACGGGATGGAAGGTCGGCTTCGTCTGCGCCGCGCCGCCGCTGCTCAGGGTGGCGGCCAAGGTGCACCAGTTCCTGACCTTCACCACCGCGCCGAACCTACAGGCGGCCGTTGCCTACGGCCTTGGCAAGCCCGATCAATATTTCTACGACATGCGCAAGGAGCTGGCGCGGAGCCGGGACCGCCTGACCAAGGGCCTGGAGAGC belongs to Bradyrhizobium icense and includes:
- a CDS encoding rhodanese-like domain-containing protein, which codes for MAEGRYLLVDVREPNEVAVEAYPDGVVVPLQSFDPAAIPEPQGKQVVFACRSGKRSVTASLAAQAAGLPYDKHLAGGIIGWKAAGLPTKTGG
- a CDS encoding GNAT family N-acetyltransferase, with amino-acid sequence MSAIHRRAMFNDADCLCDIRRRSILELAPPKMSVAEAQAWAAKLTRAGMEQKLRELEVWVAELDGFVAGWGAIRGDRLEGLYTDPEFAGRGVGAGLLEMFERLMCERGIRAVRAEASSNAMAFYLRRGYRANGPQSPNGAWPIAKGLR
- a CDS encoding aminotransferase, yielding MTSMNKVFADLPVTVFEAMSQAARDNNAINLGQGFPDDPGPEDIRRAAADATVNGYNQYPSMMGIPELRQAIAAHYGRWHKLSLDPMTEVMVTSGGTEALTASILAVVEPGDEVVVFQPVYDSYLPIIRQAGGIPRLLRLEPPGWRLTEEMLASVFNPKTKAVLFNNPLNPAAVVYPREDLELLARFCQQFDTIAICDEVWEHVIFDGREHIPLITIPGMRDRTIKVGSAGKIFSLTGWKVGFVCAAPPLLRVAAKVHQFLTFTTAPNLQAAVAYGLGKPDQYFYDMRKELARSRDRLTKGLESIGFPVLKSQGTYFLTVDLSPLGLNETDVEFCKRIVSDYKVAAIPVSAFYEQDAVTSVVRFCFSKKDETLDTALERLSDAVHGRRKR